The Euwallacea fornicatus isolate EFF26 chromosome 5, ASM4011564v1, whole genome shotgun sequence genome includes the window gttttatttaaaaacaaaccaGTTCAAATATACACACTAAATTGAACAATTCAAGTACCAAATCAATACAttgttatattaataaaattagtagTGTTCTTTGacgtcaaatttgataaatatctTACAATTACATCCATTGTCATAACTTAAACTTGCTACAATACTTAATTATGTACAGGATAAACTATAAATTAAGCAACAAAAACACTTAAAGGTTTGCAGTCTAAAAGgtaatttcttttttggtGTCTATGCTGAGTGGGTCGGGCTTTATCATGTCTGGCAGGCTCTGGAAACGACAAATTAATAATCATCTGAATAACACTGAATTCCGCAGAAGCAATTTACCTCTAAAATAATAGGGGTGTTCATGGAAATGTTGGCGTAAGACACACTAATCTGTTCTATTTGTTGTTGTGGCTGCTGCTGCTGGACTTGTACTTGCACCTGTTGCGTTTGAGCCTGCTGCTGCCGCTGCCGTGCCATCTCCTCCCTAcaatttaggaaattttactGAAGAAAGGCGAAGATAGATCCACAATGTGGACACAATCAAAAGATGCATACTTTCGTTTCTTAACCGAGCCTGAATGGAACCTGCCGCCCTCTCCACGAATACGATTCATTGCGTGTCGATGCCGGGattcatggagatatttctaggaaatagAGACGACGTCAACAtgatattagaaaaatttttagttaactTACAGGTCTCTCTTTGGGAATTTTGCCTTCGGCCTCTAATTTGGCCCGAGCCTGCCTCCTCTTCAAAATCCTTTTGTACTGTTTTGCATTTACATACAGAGGTTCCTCCTCTAGGAATTCTTGTCCTGGAATCTGTACTCTTTGAAACTGGGTTCCACTTGTGCCTGGGACCATCTGAAAAAACCAATAATGATGTGAAGCCTTGAGTCAATCTTTTATTTATCATAATATGCGTACCTCAGGACTCCTTACCATcaccaaatttccattttgcacTGCCAATCCTGTCGGGGCCTGCTGTACTACCGTGGACTGTGGACTGGAACTCTGAGCTATTGGCTGTGCTGTTGCAGGTTGAGCATTAGCAATTTGTACCAAGTTGCCATTGATGTTCAACACTAGATAAAGAAAATGGTTTTTGCTTTcctaaataaaacatcaaaactAACCTGCAGTGGAAGCCTGCTGCAGATTGCCCCCCTCAATCAGGGTGCTTGGTTGGTATATGAAGGTTTGGCCGTCCATTGTCTGGACTATCTGCTGGGGAGATTGGACCAGCACTTGGCCCTGTTGCAGACTGCTGACGGGCACCACTTGGATCTGCTGAAGGCCTTGGGCTCCAGTGGGGGAAGCCACTTGAATCTGCCCTCCTGAAGGCACAGCATGGACAACTATTTGCTGTCCATTGGCGCCTTGGATGACCTGACCTGTGTTCATTTGCATCACCTGGACTTGCTGCGGAGTCACCCCCATTACTACCTGCCCATCTGCGGTAGTGATTTGCTCCATTTCTTGGGGGAGCTGCGAGGCTGGAATAGCAGtagatttttggtttttgagagAGAGGAGTGTAATCTATTATCTATGTAGAAGAAGGATGTATAATCCATGGTTCTGTGTCCTTTGTTAATCGGTGTTGTACGCCACGTCCATGGCCATACAGTTCACTGTCCTCAGACATGTGTGT containing:
- the Nf-YA gene encoding nuclear transcription factor Y subunit alpha encodes the protein MEQITTADGQVVMGVTPQQVQVMQMNTGQVIQGANGQQIVVHAVPSGGQIQVASPTGAQGLQQIQVVPVSSLQQGQVLVQSPQQIVQTMDGQTFIYQPSTLIEGGNLQQASTAVLNINGNLVQIANAQPATAQPIAQSSSPQSTVVQQAPTGLAVQNGNLVMVRSPEMVPGTSGTQFQRVQIPGQEFLEEEPLYVNAKQYKRILKRRQARAKLEAEGKIPKERPKYLHESRHRHAMNRIRGEGGRFHSGSVKKRKEEMARQRQQQAQTQQVQVQVQQQQPQQQIEQISVSYANISMNTPIILESLPDMIKPDPLSIDTKKEITF